A part of Cryptococcus neoformans var. neoformans JEC21 chromosome 4 sequence genomic DNA contains:
- a CDS encoding cytoplasm protein, putative, translating into MADSSPADNLSPKAVQEQLPSPDAHGAEHQLSLRSLVSTKEAGIIIGKSGATIATIRDSTGVKAGVSKVVQGVQDRVLSVTGDLEGVASAYAEVARLLLETPLSDSSLPPPPVGSFTSIRLLISHNLMGTVIGRSGLKIKQIQDMSGARMVASKEMLPQSTERVVEVQGSVDAIKTAVLEIGKCLLEDWDRGAGTVLYHPGAAGDAGVLAGGLGAQAVTGSTGGIRRTSVAAGFGGYSGDRRPSRGGSISGPSGVSGERRPSEGPQVNLNDPNLRTQNISIPSDMVGCIIGRGGSKITEIRRLSGSRISIAKVPHDETGERMFTIQGTPEATERALMLLYSQLESEKERRVNGSNSEVPASADFA; encoded by the exons ATGGCCGACTCCTCTCCCGCCGACAACCTCTCTCCCAAGGCTGTCCAGGAACAACTCCCTTCCCCGGACGCCCACGGTGCTGAGCACCAGCTCTCCCTCAGGTCTCTTGTCTCCACCAAAGAGGCCGGCATCATCATTGGCAAGTCAGGCGCCACCATCGCCACTATTCGCGACTCCACCGGTGTTAAAGCAGGTGTCTCCAAGGTTGTCCAGGGCGTTCAGGACCGTGTCTTGTCCGTCACTGGTGATCTCGAAGGGGTCGCTTCCGCCTATGCGGAAGTCGCTCGTCTCTTGCTTGAGACTCCCCTTTCTGACTCgtccctccctcctcctcctgtcgGATCCTTCACTTCCATTCGCCTCCTTATTTCCCACAACCTCATGGGTACCGTCATTGGCCGTTCAGGTTTGAAGATTAAGCAAATCCAAGACATGTCCGGTGCCCGTATGGTTGCATCCAAGGAGATGCTTCCTCAATCTACGGAGCGTGTCGTAGAGGTACAAGGCTCTGTTGACGCGATCAAGACTGCTGTCCTGGAGATTGGCAAGTGTCTTCTTGAAGACTGGGACCGCGGAGCCGGTACTGTTTTGTACCACCCCGGCGCTGCTGGTGATGCCGGTGTTCTTGCCGGCGGTCTTGGCGCCCAGGCTGTCACTGGTTCTACCGGCGGTATCAGGAGGACATCAGTAGCCGCTGGCTTTGGAGGTTACTCTGGCGATAGGAGGCCTAGCAGAGGAGGCAGTATTTCTGGTCCTTCCGGCGTGTCTGGCGAAAGGAGGCCTAGCGAAGGCCCTCAGGTCAATCTGAATGACCCCAACCTTCGCACTCAAAATATCTCCATTCCTTCTGACATGGTTGGCTGCATCAT CGGTCGAGGCGGTTCCAAGATCACTGAGATCCGACGACTTTCTGGATCCCGTATCTCCATTGCCAAGGTTCCTCACGACGAAACTGGCGAGCGTATGTTCACCATCCAGGGTACTCCCGAGGCGACTGAGCGTGCTTTGATGCTCCTTTACTCTCAGCTTGAGTCTGAGAAAGAGCGAC GCGTCAATGGCTCCAATTCTGAAGTTCCTGCATCCGCCGACTTCGCCTAG
- a CDS encoding conjugation with cellular fusion-related protein, putative, which produces MSIPDNPFQPPTDTSPPTLQLEATSHDDGQSIKSGINGSPMPAGSPHSHLSPPSEIASPRPVLSNLQHLGPGVKTPRRVQWTSDPHIVQLQPVEPAPGSPQTLDPSNIDEFRDALERHRSGGAGRRPPSQLSRQSSASGSVTRHGTDDEEDYDYRTDVDPPQRPDIERHDTDETMYESNLIDNGMRGHVSQYIAPGETDGLPNIPQMSRENQNDTAKDLVRAHTGKWGVLRRRVRGAGAVKGALNAAAPNRKRGDDGEEEEKRRSGEHDRASQDAFAARYPEPRKGPSAGGFGGGAVPGGASVLSSLLALYGQQNDQHSANTSAASSRRGSEDEYSSGDERSAAKGGRHAWRHLGRRSADEGLPAFAVHDQPRPSNVQPPRVSQGSLDPNDPTSPTSPGFGPDSGQDHEYSRTQSRYDDTPGSPGFKGFFQRAKEQLQYNRPDAARNAGGVFGALIQNTQNLSGAATPAASTLAPAARRPGYQLNRYSLGDVNDETRKGPWRPPSRPSSGAGSRSGSRPASIHSSTAVSGNGESPKDDSGNSFGGKKAISSDDLMSMRKANESTLSLGGKKRPKTGLHLESLAHLPVAAVKGGGKQIKNAEKWLLGGKTPLGSTPPEKGGADYFHRPLTEDERRRKEWEAEKKKRKKAREARKKQEIFIIQHVAAILSRQQFLLKLARALMMFGSPSHRLETQIQATAKVLEINCQVVYLPGTMLVSFGDDATHTSETKFLKQSTGLDLGKLQATHHLYWNVVHDKMSVDQASKDLDVLMTTPVYYTWWQTLAIGALCSAFISVMAFYGSFIDALMSMVLGATLVGVQMLAARNDMFSNVFEIAIATLISFVAAALASTKVFCYTALVSGGVVLILPGYIVLSGALELASRNITAGAVRIGYSVIYSLFLGFGISMGAVIYSKITKHDVLNSNDYTCGNTHYSGSPWYMETPSAWWYFLCAPGFSLGLSLKNQQPLWAKELPVMVIISCAGWTSNHFSALAFPGRSDLTSAIGSFVVGTLGNIYGRFSNGSSFPVTVPGILIQLPSGLSNGGIFNFATESSSGSSTAYSDGFSVAEQLVAVAIGLTVGLFVSAAVCHPFGGGRRRGAGIFAF; this is translated from the exons ATGTCTATTCCCGACAATCCCTTCCAGCCTCCTACAGACACATCGCCACCGACTTTACAGCTGGAGGCCACCAGTCACGACGATGGCCAGTCTATCAAATCGGGTATCAATGGCAGTCCCATGCCCGCGGGTTCTCCTCAttcccatctttctcctccatctgAGATAGCCTCTCCGCGTCCAGTGTTATCGAATCTTCAACACTTGGGTCCAGGTGTCAAAACTCCGCGACGCGTACAATGGACGTCTGATCCCCATATCGTCCAGCTTCAACCTGTAGAGCCCGCCCCAGGTTCTCCGCAGACTCTCGATCCCAGTAATATCGACGAATTCCGGGACGCGTTAGAAAGGCACAGATCTGGAGGTGCCGGAAGACGTCCCCCTAGTCAGCTTAGCAGACAAAGCAGTGCAAGTGGAAGCGTTACGCGCCATGGAacagacgacgaagaagattaTGACTATCGAACTGATGTTGATCCTCCTCAGCGCCCAGACATCGAGAGGCACGATACCGATGAAACAATGTACGAATCAAATCTCATTGATAACGGTATGCGTGGTCATGTCTCTCAGTATATCGCACCAGGAGAAACAGACGGACTTCCCAATATTCCGCAAATGTCGAGGGAGAATCAGAACGACACAGCTAAAGATCTAGTCAGGGCCCACACTGGCAAGTGGGGTgtgttgagaagaagggtgaggGGTGCTGGAGCTGTCAAAGGGGCTCTTAATGCAGCAGCGCCAAACAGGAAACGTGGTGAcgatggagaggaggaagagaaacgAAGGAGTGGTGAGCACGACAGGGCTTCTCAAGATGCCTTTGCCGCGAGATATCCGGAGCCTAGAAAAGGTCCGTCGGCTGGCGGTTTTGGCGGAGGGGCTGTTCCCGGTGGAGCTTCTGTTCTATCTTCTCTCCTAGCATTATACGGTCAGCAGAATGACCAACATTCTGCCAATACTTCTGCCGCCAGTTCAAGGCGAGGATCTGAAGATGAGTATTCGTCTGGAGATGAGCGATCAGCTGCTAAAGGGGGAAGACATGCGTGGCGGCACCTCGGCAGGCGATCGGCAGACGAAGGTCTTCCTGCATTTGCAGTGCATGATCAACCTCGTCCGTCCAACGTGCAACCTCCCCGCGTTTCCCAAGGTTCGCTGGATCCCAATGATCCGACTTCTCCAACCTCACCAGGTTTCGGCCCCGATTCAGGTCAAGATCACGAATATTCGCGTACCCAATCTAGGTACGACGACACACCTGGATCCCCTGGATTCAAGGGATTCTTCCAGAGGGCAAAGGAGCAGCTGCAGTACAATCGTCCGGACGCAGCTAGGAACGCGGGAGGTGTATTTGGCGCTCTCATTCAAAATACTCAAAACCTTTCAGGTGCTGCTACTCCGGCCGCTTCCACTCTTGCCCCGGCTGCTAGGCGCCCCGGTTATCAGTTGAACAGGTACTCACTTGGGGATGTCAACGATGAGACGCGTAAGGGGCCTTGGCGACCGCCTTCCCGTCCCAGTTCTGGAGCGGGCTCCCGAAGTGGTTCTCGTCCGGCATCCATTCATTCATCTACAGCCGTTTCCGGCAACGGCGAGTCTCCCAAGGATGACAGCGGCAACTCTTTCGGTGGCAAGAAAGCTATATCGAGCGACGACCTTATGAGCATGCGTAAAGCAAACGAGAGTACTTTAAGCCTTGGGGGCAAAAAACGTCCCAAAACGGGCTTGCATCTCGAGTCATTGGCCCATCTCCCTGTCGCAGCGGTAAAAGGCGGCGGAAAGCAAATCAAGAATGCCGAAAAGTGGCTGCTCGGCGGGAAAACGCCTTTGGGATCAACGCCTCCTGAGAAAGGCGGTGCCGATTACTTCCACAGGCCATTGACTGAAGATGAGCGGCGTCGAAAGGAGTGGGAAgcggaaaagaaaaagagaaagaaggcgagggaggctaggaagaagcaggagatCTTT ATTATTCAACACGTTGCTGCCATTCTGTCGAGACAACAGTTCTTGCTCAAGCTTGCTCGTGCCTTGATGAT GTTTGGCTCTCCTTCTCACCGTCTTGAGACGCAAATCCAGGCTACTGCCAAGGTGCTTGAGATCAATTGTCAAGTCGTCTATCTTCCTGGAACTATGCTCGTCTCTTTTGGTGATGACGCTACACACACGTCCGAGACCAAATTCTTGAAACAGTCTACTGGCCTCGATCTAGGCAAGCTTCAAGCCACCCATCACCTGTATTGGAATGTCGTCCATGACAAGATGTCTGTTGATCAGGCCAGCAAAGACCTTGATGTTTTGATGACGACGCCAGTCTACTATACTTGGTGGCAGACTCTGGCTATCGGTGCCCTTTGTTCCGCATTTATTTCTGTGATGGCTTTCTATGG TTCTTTCATCGACGCCCTCATGTCCATGGTACTCGGTGCTACACTCGTCGGTGTTCAAATGCTTGCGGCTCGAAACGACATGTTCTCCAACGTATTTGAAATCGCCATTGCCACGCTTATTTCCTTTGTTGCTGCAGCTCTGGCCTCGACAAAGGTTTTCTGTTATACAGCGTTGGTCAGTGGTGGAGTAGTTTTAATCCTTCCTGGTTATATCGTCTTGTCGGGCGCTTTAGAGTTGGCTTCCAGAAACATCACTGCAGGCGCTGTACGAATTGGTTATA GTGTTATCtactctcttttcctcggTTTTGGTATTTCCATGGGTGCCGTCATCTATTCCAAGATAACGAAGCACGAT GTGTTAAACTCAAATGACTATACCTGTGGGAACACTCATTATAGCGGGTCCCCTTGGTACATGGAAACTCCGTCGGCTTGGTGGT ACTTCTTGTGTGCCCCAGGGTTCTCCCTCGGTCTATCACTCAAGAATCAGCAGCCGTTATGGGCCAAAGAGCTG CCTGTGATGGTCATTATTTCGTGTGCTGGATGGACGTCCAATCACTTTTCGGCGTTGGCGTTCCCTGGCCGATCGGATTTGACCTCTGCTATTGGTAGTTTTGTGGTTGGTACCCTGGGTAACATTTATGGACGATTCTCCAAC GGTTCGTCTTTCCCCGTGACGGTGCCTGGTATTCTCATCCAATTGCCGTCCGGTTTGTCCAACGGTGGTATCTTCAACTTTGCGACCGAATCGTCTAGTGGGTCTTCCACGGCGTATAGCGACGGTTTCTCTGTGGCCGAGCAGTTGGTGGCCGTTGCGATTGGTTTGAC CGTCGGTCTGTTTGTCAGTGCGGCGGTCTGCCATCCATTTGGCGGCGGCCGCAGGAGAGGAGCTGGTATCTTCGCGTTTTAG
- a CDS encoding 3-keto sterol reductase, putative: MRRTPSSQPDHDPHRVIALVTGANSGYGLGICHQLLSNLSLPSTVPIPASTPQPTALAPSMRDSIPSNSLRPTKTSVPDTTLTLILACRSGAKAQEAIDMLWKKHKSDLEKRKKKGLAVKKGWLEGLRIVWEGVNLDSPGGTNGILAFTERVKNRYPHITCLFLNAGMGAFSGIDYCKFTKQIFTDGMSVALSQPQFNIEIKGAKSADGERGLVWGTNVLAPYIMARELLPMLRRSPPELPFAPRVVYTSSGTATLSKLNNHPLDDYMLLDYDESYGASKYMGDMVMLQLDREFNDETTKRDDDRGVRVLTIEPGCVATNFFNAGLGAWAWWIKFKWFWYWLSFYICRLLGSPYHPVYADQGALPMLYAALIPAAFLLSPSQVPAQKFEVRAQRWGNTKVGYGEIDRWEEADALGLPKGFADRCEVVRREWRRREGLE, from the exons ATGCGCCGCACACCCAGCTCCCAGCCAGACCATGACCCACACAGAGTCATCGCACTCGTCACAGGCGCAAACAGCGGATACGGGCTCGGGATATGCCACCAGCTTCTCTCAAACCTCTCCCTGCCCTCCACCGTCCCCATCCCAGCCTCCACACCCCAGCCCACAGCCCTCGCCCCGTCAATGCGAGACTCCATACCCAGCAACTCGCTCCGGCCCACCAAGACCTCTGTGCCCGATACGACGCTGACTCTCATCCTTGCCTGCAGATCAGGAGCCAAAGCCCAAGAGGCCATAGACATGCTTTGGAAAAAACACAAAAGCGACCTGGAGAAgcgaaagaaaaagggtCTGGCCGTCAAAAAGGGCTGGCTGGAGGGCCTGAGGATAGTGTGGGAAGGCGTCAACCTCGACAGTCCCGGTGGAACGAACGGGATCCTTGCATTCACTGAACGCGTTAAAAATCG CTACCCTCACATAACTTGTCTTTTCCTCAACGCAGGCATGGGCGCTTTCAGTGGCATAGATTATTGCAAGTTTACAAAACAGATATTCACAGACGGCATGTCTGTTGCCCTTAGCCAGCCACAGTTTAACATTGAAATCAAGGGCGCGAAGAGtgcagatggagagagagggcTCGTCTGGGGTACAAACGTCCTTGCACCGTACATCATG GCTCGTGAATTACTTCCTATGCTTCGCCGCTCTCCTCCCGAActtccttttgctcctCGGGTGGTCTACACTTCTTCGGGCACGGCTACGCTTTCAAAGCTAAATAATCATCCTCTTGACGACTACATGCTTTTGGATTATGACGAATCTTATGGCGCAAGTAAATACATGGGCGACATGGTGATGCTCCAGCTTGATCGAGAATTCAACGACGAGACGACgaaaagagatgatgacAGGGGAGTCAGAGTACTGACAATAGAACCTGGGTGTGTAGCCACCAACTTTTTCAATGCTGGATTAGGAGCATGGGCGTGGTGGATCAAGTTCAAGTGGTTCTGGTACTGGCTGTCCTTTTATATC TGCCGATTACTTGGCTCACCGTACCACCCCGTCTACGCTGACCAAGGCGCCCTGCCAATGCTCTACGCGGCTCTTATCCCAGCAGcgttcctcctctccccctcGCAAGTACCTGCGCAAAAGTTTGAGGTTCGAGCGCAGAGGTGGGGCAACACAAAGGTCGGGTACGGGGAGATTGATCGgtgggaagaggcggaTGCACTGGGATTGCCCAAGGGGTTTGCGGATCGATGTGAAGTTGTTCGGAGAGAATGGCGGAGACGGGAGGGGCTGGAGTAG
- a CDS encoding expressed protein, with protein sequence MSPTSPQPPHSPTTPPSPSASPTHSILRRTASLSAPSHPHKKMLRFTQLHRDSDTLLSSVGQNEDVYYHGRTMEEGLYTDRVTTDQRRYLQSDPGTPNFQETADQIRRTLSLASVDSLLLLSANQSERTKFLAEVSRAGRGLVWRDEGEQCLLPQDNERAVVLALKRGLRSFILAFSVRSGINVLLLLFRLLRKHAPKLSLPLLHRTIFGPEPFRFGGMIGTFTFLYTFTLHLLRLAPPLSYFRRRIRAGLWNKTTFGPPEREGNEGERRWQAAAAGAVGSLGLLWESKSRRTGVAQQMFVRGLQASYNQYTPRFGIHIPHGDLLLFGACCGQIMFAFLMSPETIPKEYNNWINSASRVPSFAILANRTQVRQGYIQDALVQEALNYKGITATNRIRLENVLRKIRDGQQPVAVPCGMVHPWCNTCTETNFRRFFAVCRFMLPVYSALHLIPMLVLRRHHVKRDPIRMMARALWGIGRSCSFLGAFVVIYQVLFCARVQALEKSRGPDFMRSLLKRKEVFWALGFTTCLSLLVEEKKRRAEIAMYVLPRALESAWSGARKRAWVPLVPFGETILGAGAMAMVMDAYKHQPDAMSGIVRRLLFQMVGPA encoded by the exons ATGTCGCCCACCAGCCCACAGCCCCCGCACAGCCCCACCACCCCCCCGTCCCCCTCAGCCTCGCCCACACACTCAATCCTCCGGCGCACAGCCTCCCTCTCAGCACCCTCCCATCCGCACAAGAAGATGCTCAGGTTCACCCAGCTCCATCGAGACAGCGACACTCTGCTCAGCAGCGTCGGACAGAACGAGGATGTATACTATCACGGACGGACTATGGAGGAGGGCTTGTATACAGACAGGGTCACAACAGACCAGAGACGCTACCTTCAAAGCGATCCTGGGACGCCCAACTTTCAAGAGAC TGCCGACCAGATCAGAAGAACACTCTCCCTAGCTTCTGTGgattctcttcttttgctctCTGCCAATCAGAGTGAGCGCACCAAGTTCCTCGCCGAGGTTTCACGGGCCGGTCGGGGTCTAGTGTGGAGAGACGAGGGTGAACAATGTCTGCTTCCGCAAGACAATGAGCGTGCCGTAGTGCTTGCCTTGAAAAGGGGATTGC GGTCGTTCATCTTGGCCTTTTCTGTCCGCTCTGGTATCAacgtccttctcctcttgttccgCTTGCTTCGCAAACACGCTCCTAaactctctcttcccctgtTGCACCGTACTATCTTTGGCCCCGAGCCATTTCGTTTTGGAGGCATGATCGGTACTTTTACGTTTTTATACACCTTCACATTGCACCTTCTCAGGCTAGCTCCGCCCTTATCATATTTTAGAAGGAGAATACGAGCCGGACTGTGGAATAAAACGACCTTTGGACCGccggaaagagaaggaaacgaaggggaaaggagatggCAGGCAGCGGCAGCGGGTGCCGTCGGGAGCCTTGGCCTGTTATGGGAAAGTAAGAGTCGTAGGACAGGCGTGGCACAGCA gatgttTGTGCGTGGACTCCAAGCCTCGTACAATCAATATACACCCAGGTTTGGAATTCATATACCCCATGGTGATCTGCTGCTCTTTGGCGCCTGCTGTGGCCAGATCATGTTCGCGTTTCTAATGAGTCCAGAGACAATCCCGAAAGAATATAACAATTG GATCAATTCAGCCTCGAGGGTGCCATCTTTTGCAATCCTTGCTAATCGGACACAAGTCCGGCAAGGATATATCCAAGATGCACTGGTACAAGAGGCATTGAACTACAAG GGAATCACTGCGACTAATCGAATACGGTTGGAAAATGTGCTCCGAAAAATTCGTGATGGCCAGCAGCCTGTCGCCGTCCCATG CGGGATGGTTCACCCATGGTGCAATACTTGCACCGAAACAAACTTTCGTCGATTCTTTGCAGTTTGTCGATTCATGCTTCCTGTCTACTCTGCACTACACCTGATCCCCATGCTGGTTTTAAGGAGACATCATGTTAAGCGAGACCCGATACGAATGATGGCCAGGGCCTTGTGGGGGATAGGTAGAAGCTGTTCCTTCTTGGGTGCATTTGTAGTCATTTACCAAG TCCTATTCTGCGCGAGGGTTCAAGCACTAGAGAAGAGCAGAGGGCCAGATTTCATGAGGAGTcttttgaagaggaaagaggtctTTTGGGCTTTGGGCTTTACAACATGCCTAAGTCTTCTCGTCGAAGAGAAG AAAAGAAGGGCCGAAATTGCAATGTACGTGCTCCCACGAGCCCTCGAGTCTGCATGGTCTGGTGCCAGAAAACGGGCTTGGGTCCCTCTAGTGCCTTTCGGAGAAACGATTCTGGGGGCGGGGGCCATGGCGATGGTAATGGATGCTTACAAG CACCAACCCGATGCCATGTCAGGGATTGTCAGAAGATTATTATTCCAAATGGTAGGGCCAGCGTGA
- a CDS encoding nuclear envelope-endoplasmic reticulum network protein, putative, whose amino-acid sequence MSPQEAADYVDRRRERLLLQQARAIDGLPGVVAEERLETVDEKKVLRPFHPVLHNIPAAGPSQPEKRSTVTGPEHVAAPVAEAAAEPSVKHQREQVAGKSEPGLAVSGKAKALSPAVTPSSSQAASSSKMDDLIEIMTEGAAAAAQKKGGAEKDETVFNEEGLPFHEIRETLNGETIGSLPPPAAADLNADMEVLPKDEKDDYWSEDAVARRAALRKKIFHEGEESDDEESIEQIQQQPQVPDSSLPSSPPSPKAELHLHSILRHHAPSSQQPKSILKPPIRKKSVTFDPSIPPASPDSSDIAPSSIKPHKFGFPLPLATDDDQAWAPKPVPTISEPKPKAKKDDGFAGFKKGFLGPPPKVLTAENAQPSFSSPPHPTAISEQGPPSESAQEAFKPKKKSLFAQRLAHSEIDASAPATSSGTPATASPRGVNLPKMAESKGTSAIKGAVVEKSATMTPATNPSSSHAEVPDTERTDDDNGDDSFAEYSSGSEDEYDLDDALLAREVALEYHRRHAYTSLNRDPRDAPYEEDDNGNGAGVMLGLPRISDLQGQDGRPVITNPTPDDLRRFIRVGRLENGNLVLAPGQEGLSDSEGDGEEGKEGEDDDEEVKEKKERRLEVKKRREQVRNRLLGLPVEEGDLEPERKRDSVDDESLKATIPPAIQTEVAERHAQIDTSAESEETPVPKKKVSRFKAARLAGAQ is encoded by the exons ATGTCTCCGCAGGAGGCAGCAGACTATGTCGACAGACGGCGAGAGCGGCTGTTGCTTCAGCAGGCTCGCGCCATCGACGGGCTGCCAGGCGTCGTTGCAGAAGAGCGGCTGGAAACCGtagatgaaaagaaagtgTTGCGGCCGTTCCATCCCGTGCTGCACAATATACCTGCAGCTGGGCCGTCGCAACCAGAGAAACGTTCGACGGTAACGGGCCCTGAGCATGTTGCCGCACCCGTCGCAGAGGCAGCAGCCGAGCCGTCGGTGAAGCATCAGCGAGAGCAAGTCGCTGGAAAGTCAGAGCCAGGACTAGCTGTTAGTGGAAAAGCCAAAGCCCTTTCTCCAGCAGTGACTCCGTCTTCCAGTCAGGCCGCCAGCTCATCGAAAATGGATGACTTGATCGAAATCATGACAGAGGGCGCTGCGGCTGCGGCTCAGAAAAAAGGTGGTGCGGAAAAGGACGAGACA GTATTCAACGAAGAAGGTTTACCATTCCACGAAATTCGCGAAACCCTTAATGGCGAAACTATCGGGTCGTTACCGCCGCCTGCAGCTGCCGATCTAAACGCCGACATGGAGGTCTTGCccaaggatgaaaaggatgacTATTGGTCAGAAGACGCCGTTGCCAGACGGGCTGCTCTCCGTAAAAAGATATTCCATGAGGGCGAAGAAagcgacgatgaagaatcGATTGAGCAAATCCAGCAGCAACCGCAAGTGCCAGACTCAtcactcccttcttccccaccatctccaaaagcTGAACTTCACCTCCATTCAATCCTTCGCCATCACGCACCCTCATCACAACAACCTAAATCTATACTCAAACCTCCTATTCGCAAGAAATCTGTGACCTTTGATCCCTCCATCCCACCTGCATCCCCCGATTCCTCTGACATTGCGCCCTCGTCAATAAAGCCGCACAAGTTTGGGtttcctctgcctctcGCAACGGATGACGACCAAGCCTGGGCGCCCAAGCCTGTTCCGACGATCAGTGAACCAAAAcccaaggccaagaaagaCGATGGCTTTGCAGGATTCAAAAAGGGCTTCCTTGGCCCTCCCCCCAAAGTCCTTACCGCTGAGAACGCCCAGCCTTCTTTTTCGAGTCCGCCTCATCCCACCGCAATCTCGGAACAAGGACCACCATCCGAATCCGCTCAGGAGGCTTTTAAACCGAAAAAGAAGTCACTTTTCGCTCAGCGTCTTGCTCACTCTGAGATCGATGCCTCTGCACCTGCCACGTCGTCTGGTACCCCAGCGACTGCTTCTCCCAGAGGCGTCAATCTGCCCAAAATGGCGGAAAGCAAAGGTACCTCAGCAATCAAAGGGGCTGTGGTCGAAAAGTCGGCGACGATGACCCCGGCGACGAACCCTTCATCGTCCCATGCCGAGGTACCCGACACGGAGCGGACGGACGACGACAACGGAGACGATTCATTTGCCGAGTATAGTTCTGGCTCTGAAGACGAGTATGATCTGGACGATGCTCTTCTCGCCCGTGAAGTTGCTCTCGAATACCACAGACGACATGCGTACACGTCTCTCAACAGGGATCCCCGTGACGCTCCttatgaagaggatgataaCGGTAATGGTGCCGGTGTAATGCTCGGTCTTCCGAGGATCAGTGATTTGCAGGGACAAGACGGCCGGCCGGTGATCACCAACCCGACCCCGGACGATCTGAGGCGTTTCATCAGGGTTGGGAGACTGGAAAATGGAAATCTTGTCTTGGCACCCGGCCAGGAAGGATTATCCGATTCAGAGGGCGATGGTgaggaaggcaaagaaggcgaggacgacgatgaagaagtcaaggaaaagaaagagaggagattggAGGTAAAAAAGCGGAGAGAGCAAGTCAGGAATAGACTCTTGGGCTTGcctgtggaagaaggagaccTTGAGCccgagagaaagagggacAGCGTTGACGATGAAAGTTTAAAGGCAACGATACCCCCTGCTATTCAAACAGAAGTAGCAGAGAGACACGCGCAAATAGACACATCAGCCGAAAGCGAAGAAACACCAGTtccaaagaaaaaggtatCACGTTTCAAGGCGGCTCGTCTGGCCGGTGCTCAGTAG
- a CDS encoding ribosomal chaperone, putative — MQIFVKTLPGKTLARDVLPTSTVSSVKEMIASAEGIPASEQRLIFAGVQMDDERALAEYGIQKESTINMVMSLCGGGKKRKKKNYTTPKKIKHKRKKVKMAILKYYKVGSDGKIQRLRRECPAPTCGAGIFMAWHKDRQACGKCGLTYTFEPGTKPTTA; from the exons ATGCAAATCTTCGTCAAGAC CCTTCCCGGCAAGACTCTCGCCCGAGATGTCCTCCCCACCTCTACTGTCTCCTCCGTCAAGGAGATGATCGCCTCCGCTGAGGGCATCCCCGCCTCTGAGCAGCGACTCATCTTCGCCGGTGTCCAGATGGACGACGAGCGTGCCCTTGCTGAGTACGGTATCCAGAAGGAGTCTACCATCAACATGGTCATGTCTCTctgtggtggtggtaagaagaggaagaagaagaactaC ACCACCcccaagaagatcaagcacaagaggaagaaggtcaagATGGCCATCCTCAAGTACTACAAGGTCGGATCCGACGGCAAGATCCAGCGACTCAGGCGTGAGTGCCCTGCGCCCACCTGTGGTGCTGGTATCTTCATGGCTTGGCACAAGGACAGGCAGGCTTGCGGCAAGTGCGG TCTTACCTACACTTTCGAGCCCGGAACCAAGCCCACCACTGCCTAA